The Mycolicibacterium insubricum DNA segment AGGGCCTCCTTGAGCCCGCGGGGGCTCAGCGGGCGGGCGTCGGTGATGGCCCGCAGCAGGGTGTTGGCGACGTCGTGGTTGACCATCGGGACGCAGTACTGCGGCCGGCGGCCGAAGCGCTGCTCGAACCGGTCCAGGTAGCGCTGCCCGACGGCGTTGGCCTCGTCGTACTGGTCCACTCCGGTCCAGCCCAGGAACGCGTTCCACATGATCGGGTTGATCCAGGCGTTCTGGAATGCGGTGGAGGTGAACCGGGGCGGATCCCAGCCCAGCTCGGCCAGCACCGGGTTGACGAAGACGATGCCGAACCCGAAACCGCAGTGCACCAGCGCATCCGGAGCCGCCGCGTGCAACCGGTGCACGGCCGCGCCGACGTCCTGGGCGGTCTGGGCCACCTCGGCCTCGGCGACGATGGTGATCCCGGACCGAGCCGCGGCCGCCCGGAAGTGCTGCAGATAACTGCGGCCCACCAAGGACTGCTCGACGATCACCCCGACGGTGCGGTGCCCGCCCTTGACCAGCAGGTCGGCCCAGAAGATCGGCTCATCGGTCAGCGATCCCTGGGGGAAGGAGAAAGTCCATTCGCCCAGCCAGTCGTCGCTGCCGGTGACGCTCAGCGCCGGGACCTTGAACCGTTCCTCGATGGCCTCGCGGGTCGGCACGCAGTTGTCGGTGATGTGCGGTCCGAAGACGGCCAGGCAGCCCTCGTCGACCAGGTCGCCGTACGCATCGATCACGGCCTTCACCGACCCCTTGGGCAGTCCCTCGACCTCGCGGTAGACGATCTCCACCGGGCGGTCGATGAGCCCCTGCTCGCGGGCTTCGCCGAAGATCAGCTCGAACGGCAGGGAGAGATCGTCGCGCATGTGCTGCGGATAGGAATCCGGCAGCCGGAAGTCCATCAGGTAGCCGATTTTGATTGGTTCAGCGGCGCTTTCGTAGGACATTGAACCTTCCGTGCGGTGTCGGGCGGCGGTGCGACGCTCCGCCGAGGGTACAACCTAATATTTGTTCCATACGGTAAACCGCGGGCCGGCCGCGGTCAATCACCTGCGGGCAAATAGGTGTCGATGATTTCGACGAGACCCCGGGTGACCACGGGGTCGTCGGTCAGCGGACCGGCGACGGCGGCCCGGGCGGCCTCGCGTGGGCTCAGCCCCTCGCGGATCAGCCGGCCCGCGGTGATCAGCACCCGGGTCGAGGCCACCTCGCGCAGTCCCCCGGTCTCCAGCCGTCGGATCGCCTGACCCAGACGCACCAGGTCCGCGGCCGCGGCGCGATCCAGCCCGGTCTCCGCCACGACGATGGACTCCTCGACCTCCGGTGCCGGATAGCCGAACTCGATCGCGACCATCCGCTGGCGGGTGGAGTCCTTGAGGTCCTTGAGCACGCTCTGGTAGCCGGGGTTGTACGAGGTCACCAACCCGAATCCGGGCGCGGCGTCCAGCACGATGCCCAGCCGCTCCACCGGCAGCTGGCGGCGGTGGTCGGCCAGCGGGTGCAGCACCACGGTGGTGTCCTGGCGGGCCTCCACCACCTCGTCGAGGTAGCAGATCGCGCCCTCGCGCACCGCGCGGGTCAGCGGGCCGTCGACCCATTCGGTCTGCCCGCCGCGCAGCAGGAAGCGGCCGACCAGGTCGGCGGTGGTCAGATCGTCGTGGCAGGACACCGTGATCAGCGGCCGGCCCAGATCGTGGGCCATGGCCTCGATGAAGCGCGTCTTGCCGCACCCGGTCGGGCCCTTCAACACGATCGACAGTCCCTGGTGGTAGGCGGCCTTGAAGACCTGTTCCTCATTGCCCACCGATTGGTAGAACGGTCGTGCGGGGCTCAGCGTCGCGGTCATGGTGATCCTTTCATCGAAGGCTGAGTCGGTTGTTCGGTCGGCGCCGCGGTGGCGCCGGGAAGTCTCAGGAGACCTTGCGCCGGGTGTCCGCCGAGCGCAGCGCGGCCTTGAACAGCGGCCCGACGACGCCGGCCAGTTCTGCCGGCTTGGCGATCGCGGAGTGCGCGGCACTGCCGAACACCCGTTGCAGATCCTCGTGCTCGGTGTCGGCGCCGACGGTCAGGCACAGGCAGCCGATGCCCTGGCGGCGGGCTTCGCCGAGGGCCCGGCGCGCATCGGCGGCCCCGTAGCCCCGCTCGTAGCCGTGGTCGTAGGCCAGTCCGTCGGAGATGACGACCAGCAGCCGGTGCGAGGTGGCGCCCCGATCGGCGATGATGGCCGCGCCGTGCCGGATGGCGGCGCCAAGCCGGGAGTAGGCGCCCGGCTGCAGCGCGGCCAGCCGGCGCAGGGACAGGGTGTCCATCCGCTCGTCGAACCGCTTGACCGGGATCATGTTCACCGCCGTGCGGCCCTGCGAGTTGTAGCCGTACAGCGCCACCCGGTCGCCGAGTTCGCCGAGTGCGACGGTCAGCGTCGCCGCGGTCAAGACCTGCTGTTCGTGCACGGTCTGGCCGAGCGTGCCGGCCTCCCCGGCCGAGCCGGACACGTCCAGCAGCACCAGCACCGCGAGGTCGCGCCGACGCGGCAGGTTGTCGAGGTAGACGCGTTCGTCGGGCACCGATCCGGCGGCCAGGTCGACGCGGGCGTCGACCACGGCGTCGATGTCGATATCGTCGCCGACCGGTTGCCGGTGGCAGCGGTCGCGGGTGATGCCGAGCCTGGTCAACGGGCGGCGCAGTGCGTGCCGCTCCGGGACCACCAGGTCCTGGTCGCCGTCGGGTGGGTCGGATTCGGTGACGGTGCACCAGTCCGGCCGGTAGCGGTGTGCCTTGGCGTCCCACTCCGGGTAGACCCAGCCCTCGGCGGCCGCCTCCTGGGCGGAGTCCTCGGGCAGCGCGCCGGCGGTGGAAAACACCCCGGTGCCGGCCCGGGAGTTGCGCGACGACCGGTGGGTGGCACTGTCGGCCCCCGGGCTGCCGCCGCTGCCGAGCTGGCGGGCCGCCCCGAGCAGCTTCTGCAGCAGTTTCCCGATCGGGCCGCCGCCGCCGACCGGGCTGGAGAACGGGTCGGTGATATCGGACGGTTCCTCGTCCTCGGCGTCGAGTTCGTGCAGCTCGGAGGGTTTGTTGTGCCGCGGCCGGTGCCCGGCCGCACCGGGCTCGGCGGCCTCGGCGATGCCGCCGGCCAGCAGCTTCTTGGCCCGCAGCACACCAAAGTGCGACGGCGGGTCGGGGACGTCGGCGGAGCTTCGGGCCAGCTCGAGGGAATGCGCGGCATCGGTGGCGACCAGCCCGGAGTCGGTGCGCAGCAGCGGGTGCAGCGCGGGCGGCAGCACCTCGTTGACCCGCAGCGCCCGGTCCCCCTCGATGCTGAGGTACCGGCGGGCCAGGCCGTTGCGCCGGCCGATCCGGCGCAGCAGCTCGGGCTCCAGGCTGCCGGCGGCGATCAGGCTGGCCTGTGTAGCCACCGTGCGCAGCCGCTCCTCGGCGTCGGCGCTCGGGTCGAGGTGGATGCGGACGCCGTCGGTCCACGCCGGTTCCCCGGGTGCCAGATCGGCGATCTTGACCTCACGGCCGGCAATCGCGCACGCCAACAGCTCGAACTGATGTCCGTCGTCGGGGTCGCTCTCCGCGGTGTGCACCGGTCGGTGCCTCCTCACTCGGTCGCCGTTGACCAAATATCTGTTCCACCGTAGAGTCTGCCTTGCGGGCCGTCAATTGTTTCGCCGAACATTCGTGAAACACCAAGGGAGGAAGCATGATCGACCTCTCGGGGCAAGTCGTGGCGGTGACCGGCGCGGGCCGCGGCCTGGGCCGGCTCTACGCGCTGGATCTCGCCGGCCGGGGTGCGTCGGTGGTGGTCAACGACCTCGGCTCGGCGATGAGCGGCGACGGCGTCGACTCCGGTGTCGCGGGCGCGGTGGTCGCCGAAATCCGGGCCGCCGGCGGCGTCGCGGTGGTCTCCACCGACTCCGTGGCCTCATCCGAGGGTGCGGCCGCCATCGTGGCCACCGCGGTCGACAACTTCGGCCGGCTCGACGCGGTGATCAGCAACGCCGGCATCTTCGGCAGCGTCGCGTTCGACGAGCTGACCCCGCAGCAATGGCGGCGCATGTTGGAGGTGCACCTCGACGGTGGGTTCTACCTCAGTCAGGCCGCCTACCGGGTGATGAAGCCCCAGGGGTACGGCCGGATCGTGTTCGTCTCGTCGTCGGCCGGCCTGTTCGGGCAGCCGATGGAGGCGCACTACGCCGCCGCCAAGAGCGGGCTGGTGGGGTTGAGCAATGTCATCGCCATCGAGGGCGCCATGCACGGCATCACCGCCAACACGGTCCTGCCGTTCGGCTTCTCCCGGATGGTCACCGAGACGGTCGGCGACCCGAAGTTCCTCGAGGACAGCGGCTTCCTCAACGTGATCGCGCCGGAGCTGGTGGTGCCCATGGTGACCTACCTGGCCAGCCGGGAATGCACGGTGACCCGGCAGAACTTCTCCGCGTGCGCGGGGCGTTTCGCCCGGGTCTTCACCGGGCTGGGGTCCGGCTGGGCCGCCGAGACCGGCGTCGTTCCGACCGCCGAACAGGTGGCCGAACACTTCGGCGATATCGAGGCGACCCAGCCGTTCACCGTGCCCGGATCCATCTTCGACGAGGTGCTGGCCGTCTGCGAGCTCCGCGGCGTCGACGCGTTCGGCGCAAGCCCCCAATCCTGAGGCAGGACGGAACCCGCAAATGACCTCCTCTGGTAGCGTTCACCGAACATTGGGTCCAGTTTCCGGTGTTCGGACAAGTCGTGGAGGTGCAGTGGCGCGTCGCCAGGCCACCACCTCGCGACCGGGTGAGGGGGATCAGTCCAGCGCCGACGACAGCACCCGGCGCACCGAGATCCTGCGGACCGCCGAGCTGCTCATCGCCTCGTCGGGCCTGCGCACCTCGCTACAGGAAATCGCCGACGCCGCAGGGATTTTGCCGGGCAGCCTGTACCACCACTTCGAATCCAAGGAAGCCCTGCTCGTCGAGCTGGTGCTGCGCTACCACGCCGACCTGGACCGCATCGCGGCCGAGGGCATGCAGCGCCTCGACGAGCGGGAGCCCACCGTCGGTTTCACCGAGATCGCCGAGCTGGGTTCGGCCATCGCGGTGTGCGCGGTGACGCACCGCTCCGCGCTGCAGATGTCGTTCTACGAAAGCGCCAGTCCCAACTCCGAACTCGCCGAGGTGCTGGCCCGACGGCCCACCGCAATCCTGGAGGCGATGCTGCAGACGTTGCGCGCGGCTCGGTGGAGCGGCTATCTGCGGCCCGACGTGGACCTCCCGCACCTGGCCGACCGCACCTGCCAGACCATGCTGCAGGTCGGCCTCGACGTCATGCGCGGCGATGCCGACCCGGTTCAGGTCGCCACCCTGCTGTGCCGGATCCTGCTCGAAGGCATCGCCACCGGTGACCTGTCGGACCGGCGCCTGGATGCCTCCCCCACCTTCCAGGCCGCCGACGCGGTGGTCAAAAGTTGGGGCAACGACCGCGACGGCCTCGACGACCGGCAGGCGCACATCCGGGCGGTGGCCCGGGCGGAGTTCGGCCGGCGCGGCTACGAGGGCACCACGATCCGCGATATCGCCGCCGCGGCGGGCATGGGCACCGGCACCGTCTACCGGATGATCGGCTCCAAGGACCAGCTGCTGGCCTCGATCATGCAGGAGTTCGGCGAGAAGGTCGGCATGGGCTGGACCGAGGTGATGCGCTCCGGCGGGTCCCCGGTGGAGAAGCTGGACGCGCTGAGCTGGGTGAACACCAATGCGCTGGCCCGGTTCGGCGACGAGTTCCGCATCCAGCTGGCCTGGATGCGCCAGTCTCCCCCGGATACGCCCAACCCGGGCTGGCTGTTCGCCACCCGGCTGCGCCAGATGAAATCGCTGCTCACCACGGGAATCCGGTCCGGCCAGATCGTGATCAGTACCCCGTCGCGGGAGATGTTGGCGCGCTGCGTGATTGCCGTCGGCTGGATCCCGGAGAACATGCTGGCCGAGATGGGCCCGCGCGAATCGCTGCTGCACGTCCGCGACACCCTGCTGCGCGGTGTGGTGGCCCGGCGCTGATCAACGCCGGGTAGGTTGCATAGGCGATGACTGCTGAAGCAAATCCGGGCTGGTCCGGTCAACTCTGGGCCGGCATCGAAGCGATCTACGACGCGATCCTGGCGCACCCGTTCCTCACCGGTCTGACCGACGGGACCCTGGCGCCCGAGGCCTTCGCCCACTACGTGGCCCAGGATGTGCACTACCTGCGTGACTACGCCAAGGCGCTGTCCCTGGTGTCGGCCAAGGCCCCGTCGCTGGCGGCCACCGCGATGTTCGCCCGGCACTCGGCCGAGGTGTACGACGTGGAACTGGCCCTGCACCGCGAGCTGCTGCCCGCACTGGGGCTGGATCCGGCCGGCCTGGACGCGGTCCCTGTGGCACCCACCACCCGCGCCTACACCAGTTACCTGATCGCCACGGCCTATCAGGGGTCGTTTGCCGAGGGGCTGGCCGCCGTGCTGCCGTGTTACTGGATCTACGCGCGCGTCGGCGCGCAGCTGCTGGACCGCGGCTCCCCCGACCCGCGGTATGCGCTGTGGATCGGCAGCTACGGCGGTGACGAGTTCGCCGCGACCGTCGCCGAGGTGCTCGAACTCACCGACCGGGTCGGCGGCGGACTGTCCCCACGTGAACGCGACACGGCCGCAGAACATTTCGTCACCACGTCACGGTACGAGTGGATGTTCTGGGACGCCTCCTACCGGCTGGAGAGCTGGCCGGTAGGCTGATCGCGCCGGGTCACACCAGCGGGATGCCCCGCCGGATGCGCCGGTCCACATCGGCCAGCAGCGCGTTGAACGGGAACTCGCGGATCAGCCGCGGAGTGGCTCGCACGGTGAGGCCGACGCCGGCCATCAGGGTGTGGAACACCGCCTGCCGAACCGGGCCCCAGGACAGCTGCATCTCGTCGCGGAAGCGTTGCGGCAGGAAGCCCGTGGTGACGAGCAGGGCGATCGGCTCCAGCAGCGGGCGCAACAGCTTCGGGAATGCGGCGCGGGCGGTGGCGATCGGATAGAGGTAGTCGCGGACGGCGTCGTCGATGTTCACCTTCTCCAGCTGCGCGTTCCAGTACTCGTCGAACGCCGCGCGGTCCTCGGGCCACATCTCCAACGGCACCTGAAGGGTGGTGCCCAGCACCGCGCTCTCCCGGTAGTGCTTCTCGGCGGCCTCGTCGTCGAGGTGGCCGATGAACATGTTGTACACATCGACGTTGCCGCGGTACAGGCAGGCCGCCACCCACAGCTGCAGGTCCCGGCTGAACGCGCTGTATTGCACCGGGCTGGATTCGGTGGAGCGCACCTGCACGTGGGAGCGGTTCACCGCCGCACGGTAGGCGGCCTTCTGCCGCTCGTCGCCCCACACCGCCACCGCCAGGTAGCTGAAGGTGGTGCGCGCCCGTTTGTAGGGGTGCTTGTCGACGCGTCCGCTCTGGACCGGGCTCTCCAGCACGCCGTAGCCCACACCGGGGCGGGCCAGCTGCATGATGACGTTCGCCGGTCCGGCCAGCAGCGCCGGGCCCATCAGGTTGTCGGCGAACCGCGCGCTGCGCCGCCAGGTCAGCGGGCCGAGCCGCGGCGGCGTGGCGTCCTCCGGTGTCCGGCCGCGCTCGGCAGCTCGTTTTGTCTGGGAAACCGCGACCATGGCCCGCTCCAATCTGAATGCAACTGAACTCAGATTACCGTGCGGCGCCGGGCACCACAATGGAATCGCGAGGTGTGTCGCAAGTCGGGCGGTCTACCATCGCTGCATGTCGCCGCAGTGCCACCAGGTTCCCGGGCCGCCGTGACCGGGCAGTCCGGGCGTTCCTACAGCGGGCTGGCGGCGGCCGAGCGTGCCGAGCAGCGTCGCCGACGGCTGCTGGAAGTCGGCCTGGACCTGCTCGGTGATCCCAACGGACCGCAGGATCTGACGCTGCGCACCGTGTGCACACGCGCCGGTCTGGCGCAGCGGTACTTCTACGAAAGCTTCACCGACAAGGACGAGTTCGCCGCGGCGGTCTACGACTGGGGGTTGGCGGCACTGGTGTCCGGCACGCAGGCG contains these protein-coding regions:
- a CDS encoding SDR family NAD(P)-dependent oxidoreductase, coding for MIDLSGQVVAVTGAGRGLGRLYALDLAGRGASVVVNDLGSAMSGDGVDSGVAGAVVAEIRAAGGVAVVSTDSVASSEGAAAIVATAVDNFGRLDAVISNAGIFGSVAFDELTPQQWRRMLEVHLDGGFYLSQAAYRVMKPQGYGRIVFVSSSAGLFGQPMEAHYAAAKSGLVGLSNVIAIEGAMHGITANTVLPFGFSRMVTETVGDPKFLEDSGFLNVIAPELVVPMVTYLASRECTVTRQNFSACAGRFARVFTGLGSGWAAETGVVPTAEQVAEHFGDIEATQPFTVPGSIFDEVLAVCELRGVDAFGASPQS
- a CDS encoding oxygenase MpaB family protein; its protein translation is MVAVSQTKRAAERGRTPEDATPPRLGPLTWRRSARFADNLMGPALLAGPANVIMQLARPGVGYGVLESPVQSGRVDKHPYKRARTTFSYLAVAVWGDERQKAAYRAAVNRSHVQVRSTESSPVQYSAFSRDLQLWVAACLYRGNVDVYNMFIGHLDDEAAEKHYRESAVLGTTLQVPLEMWPEDRAAFDEYWNAQLEKVNIDDAVRDYLYPIATARAAFPKLLRPLLEPIALLVTTGFLPQRFRDEMQLSWGPVRQAVFHTLMAGVGLTVRATPRLIREFPFNALLADVDRRIRRGIPLV
- the tenA gene encoding thiaminase II yields the protein MTAEANPGWSGQLWAGIEAIYDAILAHPFLTGLTDGTLAPEAFAHYVAQDVHYLRDYAKALSLVSAKAPSLAATAMFARHSAEVYDVELALHRELLPALGLDPAGLDAVPVAPTTRAYTSYLIATAYQGSFAEGLAAVLPCYWIYARVGAQLLDRGSPDPRYALWIGSYGGDEFAATVAEVLELTDRVGGGLSPRERDTAAEHFVTTSRYEWMFWDASYRLESWPVG
- a CDS encoding CbbQ/NirQ/NorQ/GpvN family protein, encoding MTATLSPARPFYQSVGNEEQVFKAAYHQGLSIVLKGPTGCGKTRFIEAMAHDLGRPLITVSCHDDLTTADLVGRFLLRGGQTEWVDGPLTRAVREGAICYLDEVVEARQDTTVVLHPLADHRRQLPVERLGIVLDAAPGFGLVTSYNPGYQSVLKDLKDSTRQRMVAIEFGYPAPEVEESIVVAETGLDRAAAADLVRLGQAIRRLETGGLREVASTRVLITAGRLIREGLSPREAARAAVAGPLTDDPVVTRGLVEIIDTYLPAGD
- a CDS encoding ABC transporter substrate-binding protein — encoded protein: MSYESAAEPIKIGYLMDFRLPDSYPQHMRDDLSLPFELIFGEAREQGLIDRPVEIVYREVEGLPKGSVKAVIDAYGDLVDEGCLAVFGPHITDNCVPTREAIEERFKVPALSVTGSDDWLGEWTFSFPQGSLTDEPIFWADLLVKGGHRTVGVIVEQSLVGRSYLQHFRAAAARSGITIVAEAEVAQTAQDVGAAVHRLHAAAPDALVHCGFGFGIVFVNPVLAELGWDPPRFTSTAFQNAWINPIMWNAFLGWTGVDQYDEANAVGQRYLDRFEQRFGRRPQYCVPMVNHDVANTLLRAITDARPLSPRGLKEALERVKMVPAAAGAPGTRVSFGNWTRRAWMGAGYLVARRLDPDGVNSHLVDRFGEDAR
- a CDS encoding nitric oxide reductase activation protein NorD, with translation MHTAESDPDDGHQFELLACAIAGREVKIADLAPGEPAWTDGVRIHLDPSADAEERLRTVATQASLIAAGSLEPELLRRIGRRNGLARRYLSIEGDRALRVNEVLPPALHPLLRTDSGLVATDAAHSLELARSSADVPDPPSHFGVLRAKKLLAGGIAEAAEPGAAGHRPRHNKPSELHELDAEDEEPSDITDPFSSPVGGGGPIGKLLQKLLGAARQLGSGGSPGADSATHRSSRNSRAGTGVFSTAGALPEDSAQEAAAEGWVYPEWDAKAHRYRPDWCTVTESDPPDGDQDLVVPERHALRRPLTRLGITRDRCHRQPVGDDIDIDAVVDARVDLAAGSVPDERVYLDNLPRRRDLAVLVLLDVSGSAGEAGTLGQTVHEQQVLTAATLTVALGELGDRVALYGYNSQGRTAVNMIPVKRFDERMDTLSLRRLAALQPGAYSRLGAAIRHGAAIIADRGATSHRLLVVISDGLAYDHGYERGYGAADARRALGEARRQGIGCLCLTVGADTEHEDLQRVFGSAAHSAIAKPAELAGVVGPLFKAALRSADTRRKVS
- a CDS encoding TetR/AcrR family transcriptional regulator; this encodes MARRQATTSRPGEGDQSSADDSTRRTEILRTAELLIASSGLRTSLQEIADAAGILPGSLYHHFESKEALLVELVLRYHADLDRIAAEGMQRLDEREPTVGFTEIAELGSAIAVCAVTHRSALQMSFYESASPNSELAEVLARRPTAILEAMLQTLRAARWSGYLRPDVDLPHLADRTCQTMLQVGLDVMRGDADPVQVATLLCRILLEGIATGDLSDRRLDASPTFQAADAVVKSWGNDRDGLDDRQAHIRAVARAEFGRRGYEGTTIRDIAAAAGMGTGTVYRMIGSKDQLLASIMQEFGEKVGMGWTEVMRSGGSPVEKLDALSWVNTNALARFGDEFRIQLAWMRQSPPDTPNPGWLFATRLRQMKSLLTTGIRSGQIVISTPSREMLARCVIAVGWIPENMLAEMGPRESLLHVRDTLLRGVVARR